In a genomic window of Caloenas nicobarica isolate bCalNic1 chromosome 1, bCalNic1.hap1, whole genome shotgun sequence:
- the LOC136000113 gene encoding hyaluronidase-1-like: MDVWVKWSALAALLAVVKAQLPKPTRVPLVLHKPFVVVWNAPTEQCRLRYKVDLDLSVFDIASNTNETLSGSNVTIFYHTHLGYYPYYSDNGDPVNGGVPQNESLIKHLNKAKSDIDYCIPMKKFQGLAVIDWENWRPQWDRNWGNKSIYRNKSLEMVRRRHPQWSEDKIRKMAKEEFENAGKSFMNNTILLAEHMRPNGLWGYYLYPDCYNYDYKEHPQRYTGKCPAIESSRNDLLLWLWKESTALYPSIYLDYILKSSPNALKFVHYRVKEAIRVASIARKDYVLPVFVYSRPFYAYTFHVLTETDLVNTIGESAALGAAGVVLWGSMQYASSKESCSTVKRYIDGPLGHYVINVTSAAKLCSKVLCKKNGRCIRKNSDSSAYLHLSPTNFKIQARHSDRGPRFQVTGEPSLESIEAMRQRFMCQCYQGWTGIFCELPDQNLVERWAHIVFSRSRKQKLYVFLLGVTQLLLHTTH; this comes from the exons atGGATGTTTGGGTCAAATGGTCAGCACTGGCGGCGCTGCTTGCTGTGGTCAAGGCTCAGCTGCCGAAGCCAACACGAGTCCCTCTGGTTCTGCACAAGCCTTTCGTGGTTGTTTGGAATGCGCCGACCGAGCAGTGCAGGCTACGGTACAAGGTGGACCTGGATCTCAGTGTTTTTGACATTGCATCCAACACTAATGAGACTTTGAGTGGATCCAATGTGACAATCTTCTATCACACACATTTGGGATACTACCCCTACTATTCAGATAATGGAGATCCTGTCAATGGAGGGGTACCCCAAAATGAAAGTCTTATCAAACACCTTAATAAAGCAAAGTCTGACATCGACTATTGCATACCCATGAAGAAATTTCAGGGACTTGCAGTCATTGACTGGGAAAACTGGAGGCCCCAGTGGGATAGGAACTGGGGCAATAAAAgcatttatagaaataaatcTCTTGAGATGGTTAGGAGACGGCATCCTCAGTGGTCAGAAGATAAAATTAGGAAAATGGCTAAAGAGGAATTTGAAAATGCTGGCAAGAGTTTCATGAACAACACTATCCTTTTGGCTGAGCATATGAGACCAAATGGTTTGTGGGGTTACTATCTTTACCCAGACTGCTACAATTATGATTACAAAGAACACCCCCAAAGATACACGGGGAAATGTCCAGCCATTGAGTCTTCCCGCAATGACCTCCTGCTTTGGCTGTGGAAGGAAAGCACTGCTCTCTACCCTTCTATATACCTGGATTATATACTGAAGTCAAGTCCAAATGCACTCAAATTTGTTCACTATCGGGTTAAGGAGGCAATACGTGTTGCCTCAATTGCTAGAAAAGACTATGTTTTGCCTGTGTTTGTTTACTCCAGACCATTTTATGCCTATACTTTTCATGTTTTAACAGAG ACAGATCTGGTCAATACCATTGGTGAAAGTGCAGCTTTGGGAGCAGCTGGAGTTGTTCTCTGGGGGAGTATGCAATATGCCAGCTCAAAG GAGAGCTGTTCAACTGTGAAACGGTACATTGATGGACCGTTAGGACATTACGTCATTAATGTGACCTCAGCAGCCAAACTCTGTAGCAAAGTCCTGTGCAAGAAGAATGGAAGATGTATTCGCAAAAATAGCGACTCTTCTGCTTACCTCCATTTGTCACCCACTAATTTTAAGATCCAAGCCCGTCACTCAGACAGGGGCCCCAGATTCCAGGTGACCGGTGAACCCAGCCTGGAGAGTATTGAAGCCATGAGGCAGAGATTCATGTGTCAGTGTTACCAGGGCTGGACAGGAATATTTTGTGAATTGCCTGACCAAAATCTAGTGGAGCGCTGGGCTCACATTGTGTTCAGTagatcaagaaaacaaaagctttatGTCTTCCTCTTAGGAGTCACACAGCTTCTACTTCATACCACTCACTAA